In Paramisgurnus dabryanus chromosome 14, PD_genome_1.1, whole genome shotgun sequence, one genomic interval encodes:
- the sgta gene encoding small glutamine-rich tetratricopeptide repeat-containing protein alpha, protein MADTKRLAFSIIQFLNDQLSSGGLSSDAQESLEVAVQCLETAFGVSVEDQSLAVNQTLPEIFASATKQTGASQVKTNSSSDSPTEEQLAEAEHLKTDGNDQMKVENFSAAVEFYSKAIQLNPQNAVYYCNRAAAYSKLGNYAGAVQDCERAIGIDANYSKAYGRMGLALSSLNKHSEAVSYYKKALELDPDNDTYKVNLQIAEQKIKEAQSSPAGAMGGVDLAGLLSNPGFMNMASSLMTNPQVQQLMSGMMSGAYSPMGGATSPPAAAGAGPGAGVGAGIGAGMGPGMGAGGASDLSGLIQAGQQFAQQMQQQNPELIEQLRSQMRSRPPSSAGSEEP, encoded by the exons ATGGCAGACACAAAGCGCCTCGCATTCTCTATAATCCAGTTTCTCAATGATCAGCTGTCATCTGGAGGTCTGTCATCAGATGCTCAGGAAAGCTTAGAAG TCGCCGTCCAGTGCCTGGAGACGGCGTTCGGTGTCTCTGTGGAAGACCAGAGCTTAGCAGTCAACCAAACTCTACCAGAAATATTTGCATCAGCAACAAAACAG ACAGGTGCGTCGCAAGTAAAGACCAATTCATCCAGTGATTCACCCACAGAGGAGCAGTTAGCAGAGGCCGAACATCTTAAAACCGACG GCAATGATCAGATGAAAGTAGAGAACTTTAGTGCAGCCGTCGAGTTTTACTCTAAAGCCATTCAGCTGAATCCTCAAAATGCTGTCTACTATTGCAACAG AGCTGCAGCTTACAGCAAACTGGGAAACTATGCTGGAGCTGTTCAAGATTGTGAACGCGCCATTGGAATTGATGCAAACTACAGTAAAGCATACGGACGAATGGG gcTGGCACTTTCAAGTTTAAACAAGCATTCGGAGGCAGTGAGCTACTACAAAAAAGCATTGGAGCTGGATCCTGACAATGACACTTACAAAGTCAACCTGCAAATAGCAGAACAGAAAATAAAGGAGGCACAGTCCAGCCCA GCAGGGGCTATGGGTGGAGTTGACCTGGCAGGTTTGCTGAGTAATCCTGGTTTTATGAACATG GCATCTTCTTTAATGACCAACCCACAAGTACAACAACT GATGTCAGGTATGATGTCGGGTGCCTACAGTCCTATGGGTGGAGCCACCTCCCCACCAGCAGCTGCTGGAGCAGGGCCAGGAGCTGGAGTAGGAGCTGGAATAGGAGCAGGAATGGGGCCTGGAATGGGAGCAGGAGGTGCCAGTGATCTCTCTGGCCTCATACAGGC CGGTCAACAGTTCGCACAACAAATGCAACAGCAGAACCCAGAGCTTATTGAGCAGCTAAGGAGCCAAATGCGCAGTCGACCTCCAAGTAGCGCTGGCAGCGAGGAACCCTGA
- the LOC135719143 gene encoding zinc transporter ZIP3-like produces the protein MEIAVAKILCLLGIFALMLGGILIPVRMMQTEFDKVTRYRRVVAFSNSFGGGVFLATCFNALLPAVRDKVEEVLKSLKVTTDYPLAETMMMLGFFLTVFVEQAVLTFRKEKPSFIDMETFNAGGSEAGSDSEYDTPFIATPRASAGAHHHHSHQHGHFSPSELTRAGPLRLASLVLALSAHSVFEGLALGLQEDGAKLGSLFIGVAIHETLAAVALGVSVAKAGVPLRDAVKLGLTVSLMIPLGIGIGMAIDTAQNLAGSIVSVVLQGMAAGTFLFITFFEILSRELEDKHDRLLKVLFLVVGYGVLAGLVFIKW, from the exons ATGGAGATAGCTGTAGCCAAAATACTGTGCCTGTTGGGGATCTTTGCCCTTATGTTAGGTGGGATCCTCATCCCCGTGAGGATGATGCAGACAGAGTTTGATAAAGTTACAAGGTACAGAAGAGTGGTTGCATTCAGCAATTCATTTGGAGGAGGTGTATTCCTGGCCACCTGCTTTAATGCTCTTTTACCAGCAGTAAGAGATAAG GTAGAGGAAGTCTTAAAATCGCTAAAAGTCACCACCGACTACCCGCTGGCAGAGACGATGATGATGCTTGGCTTTTTCCTCACAGTGTTTGTTGAACAAGCCGTGCTTACTTTCCGCAAGGAGAAGCCATCGTTCATCGACATGGAGACGTTTAACGCTGGGGGCTCGGAGGCGGGGAGCGACTCAGAGTATGATACTCCATTCATTGCCACCCCTCGGGCTTCGGCCGGAGCCCACCACCATCATTCTCATCAACACGGACACTTCAGCCCCTCAGAGCTGACGCGTGCCGGACCGTTAAGATTAGCCAGCCTGGTGCTGGCGCTTTCTGCTCACTCGGTCTTTGAGGGGCTCGCGCTGGGCCTCCAGGAAGATGGCGCTAAGCTCGGAAGCCTCTTCATTGGAGTGGCCATCCATGAGACTTTGGCTGCCGTGGCTCTGGGGGTTAGCGTAGCAAAGGCAGGAGTGCCCTTAAGGGATGCCGTTAAGCTGGGCCTGACAGTGAGTCTTATGATCCCTCTGGGCATCGGGATCGGGATGGCCATTGACACGGCCCAGAACTTGGCAGGTAGTATCGTCTCTGTAGTGCTGCAGGGAATGGCAGCCGGTACTTTCCTTTTCATTACGTTTTTTGAGATTCTTTCTCGAGAGCTGGAGGATAAACATGACAGGCTGCTGAAGGTCCTGTTTCTGGTTGTGGGTTATGGTGTGCTAGCTGGGCTTGTCTTTATCAAATGGTGA